ACAAGTTTTACTCTACTTATTAATTTTTCACTATCAATATTTTTATATATTAAAGTTTTCTCTACAATATTAGGTATAACATTATATAAAATCTTCTCTAGTTCTTTTGATAATACGCTTCGTCCTCTTGCTGGAAATCCAACATAAAGTCTTACTTCTATTTTATTCTCATCTATTATTATTGAAGTTCTCTTTAATATCTCTTGTGAGCATTTACTTATAGCTATTAATCCACTCTTCCCAGATCCAAAAACTCTTTCATTACACCTATTTATATTAGAATAAAATTCTCTTGTTAAATAATCTGCCACTGCAATGTTTTTGTTTTTATTATCAAAAAGTTCCTTTGGGAACTTAGCCACGTTTTGATTTACTATTATTCTAATCCTTGATGGTGATGCAAAAGGATCGCCTTGAACATAATCTATGCTAAGAGTATAGTTATCAAAATCATATTCTCCCTCTAAATCCTTATATAATCTATATGTTTTTCCATCAATTCTATCTAAATCTTTTTTTAACACTTGTGAATTTTTCATATAAATCTCCCTTTTTCATTGCTTACAACTTTAAAAGATGAGCCTAATATAAAGCTCATCTTACTAAATTCATGTTGTGTATATTTATTTACTCATCTGTAAAAATCTATTTTAAAATTGTTCTTCAATATTTTTTAATCCTACTTCAGCCTCTTTATGTTTTTGACGGCCTTCTGTTTGTATTCGAAGTACTTCATCAATGGTCTAATTTAGAAACATCTTCATCTACTAAATGATAAGGAAAAGTAGATACTATTATATTATTGTTCTTCAATAAGGTTTCCCTAATAAAGAAACTTGTATGGTTATGTAAAGCCTTACTCCAATGTCCATAAGTAACAAATTGAGGTACAATTACTGTTATTTTTTCATCTTTAGCTTTTGCATTTGCAATTAGTTCTATATTCTTTAAAAGAGGAGTAACTACAGCTCTAAATGGAGAGTATTTTGCAACAAGTAGTATATCCGTATCCAGTTCACTCCATCTCTGTTTTAGCCTTTCCATTGCTTCCATATCTGTTGAAATATTAAGCGCAATAACATTTCCACTTATACTTTGAGCATACTGAAGTGCACCTATAGTTGCCTTGTTTAAGCTGGCAATTGGAACTATTACAATATGAGTGTACTTTATTTTTAAATCTACACTCTTTAAATTTAGTTGACTAATACTTAATCCACAAGCAACTTTATTATAGTGAGTTTTAATTTTTAACTGTACTGCAATTATAATTATAATTAGAATTACAACTATAAATGCACCCTCACTAAATTTCTCTGCTAAAATTATTACTGTTGTTAATAAAGTAACCAAAGCACCGAATCCATTAATAATAGCACGTTTTACCCAACCTGTACTTCGTTCTTTTCTCCAATGGTTTACCATACCAAATTGACCTAAAGTAAATGATATAAATACTCCTACTGCATATAATGGAATCAATCTATGAGTATCTGCTTTGAATATAATAACTAGAAGACAAGCTATAAATGATAAAGCAATAATTCCAAAAGAAAAGCTAAGCCTTTTGCCTCTAATAGTAAATTGTCTAGGAACAAAACCATCCTTTCCTTCTATATACATAAGCATTGGAAAACCTGTGTATGATGTATTACATGCCATAAGCAAAATTAATGCTGTACTAAATTGTATAATATAATACATTATTCCATTATTGAAAACACCAAAAGCTATTTGTGAAATAACAGTAGGCCCATTTACAATTGGCACAGCCGTATAAAATATTGCAAGTACTGAAGTACCCCCAAATATGAAAAATATTAAAGCTGCTAATAATATCATAACTGTCTTTGCATTTTTTTGGCTCGGTTCCTGAAAATTAGGAACTGAATTACTTACTGCCTCTACACCAGTTAATGCAGAACAACCAGAAGAAAAGGCTCTTAAAATAAGAAATATTGATAAACCTTCTGTAGCCTTTGTAGGAATAGAATACATAGGCTCTGGATGAATATTTAGTACAAAATACTTAAACAAACCATAAAGAATCATGAAAATCATACTAAAAATAAAAATATACGTAGGTATGGCAAAAATTTTTGAAGATTCACTTATACCTCTTAAATTTAAAATAGTTAAAACTACAATTATAACTAAAACAAATACAACTTTATATTCTACTAATCCGCTAAATGCAGAAATAATAGCATCTGCCCCTGCACTAGCACTAACTGCAACTGTAAGTATGTAACTAATTATTAGTCCTGCACCAGCTGCGAGTCCTGCCTTAGTACCTATATTTTCTTTTGCAACCTTATAAGCTCCTCCTCCTTGAGGGTATGCTCTAATAATTTGAATATATGAAATTGTTAATATAATTAATAATCCTATAATCATAAATGAAGTCCATGTTAACCATTGATAAGCCAGCGTGCCTAGAACGATTAAAACAAAAAGAATTTCCTGAGCAGCATACGCCACAGATGATATTGCATCACTAGCCATAATTGCCAGTCCAAAAGGAATATTGTACTTTTCGTGACTACCTTGTTCATTAGCTAACGGTTCTCCTAATAAAACATCTAAAAATTTTGTAAGCATTTATTCATTATCCCCCTATATTATCATATAGAAATCATTGTATATTAATAATGCCTTAGAAAGCAATATTGTAATCCTTATTATATTGATGAAAAATGTAGAAATAACATTATGAATACGAATACATTTACTATTATTGCTCATTTTCTATTTTTAATACCTTTTTTTATTACAGTTCTAAATATTCTTCACTATATTAAATAGAGTGTATTATCTGCCGAGAACTTTTCACGAAGTCTTAATGAATATAAAAGTTCACTACCAGCAATTATAATGCTAACAGTTTCTACTACCAAACCTTTAGTAAATTTTATCACCAAGTTATCGGTGGGTTCAAAAAAATAAAAGGTACTTTCCCTTTTATTTTTTTATATATAATATATAATATATATATTATATATTTCCAGGGAGGTTTAGTTTTTTATGAATAATAAACTAACAGAAGAAAATATTAAAAGTTTAAGAGATGAATTAGAATATAGGATGACAGTAAAAAGAGCTGAAATAGCAAAAGAAAAATTAGTAGCTGCTGCACATGGCGATAGGTCAGAAAATGCGGAATATAAAGAAGCCTGTGCAAACTATAGAGAAAATGATAATAGAATCCAATATTTGTTAACTATGATTTCAACAGCAACTGTAATAGATGATAAGAATGTTGATAAATCAATATTAGGTCTTAATAGTAAAGCTAGAATTAAATTTATAGATGATGAATATGAAGCTATTGTAACATTAGTAACTACTATGGATTTAGACCCTGAAAATATGCTTATAAGTATAGAATCAGATTTAGGAAAAGCATTATTAGGCAAAAGAATTGGAGATATAGTTGAAGTTAATGCTCCAGGAGAAAAATATACAATAGAAATATTAGAATTATTAACTCAATAAAATAACCCTCGAAATCAACTTTTTTTGATTTTCGAGGGTATATTTTTATTTTTTATTCCTTTAATTCATCTGAAAATACTCTTTCAATATGTATTGCAAGATATCCAATTTCTACTTCTTTAATTTCTTTGTTTAATTCACTGCCTAATTTTTTGCAGATATCTTCAGCAATTTTAAATGACTTTTTAAACCGTTCCTTAATATAATCATTCATATCAAGCTTTAATACTTCACCCTTTAATGTTCTTGCTGTCATATATTTAATATGACTCATAAGACGATTATAGGATAAAGATTCAATATCTATTGTCTTTCCAATGTTCTTTTCAATAGATGTAATACAACTTCTGACAAGCATTGCCATTTCCATTGCCTGCGATATTTTTTCATTTCCCAGGCTTGAATGAATATGAAGTGCTATATAACCAATCTCATCTTCATTTATCTCAACATCTACTGCTTCTTTTATGATGTCTTTTCCCTTGCATGCTACTTCATATTCTTCTGAGAATAAAGCTCTAATGTCTGGTGTTAAAGGATTGCTTATATGTTCATTATTTTTTATTCTTTTAACTGCAAATGCAATATGATCTGCAAGAGGGCATAAAATGTTCTCATCTACTTCTTTAAATTTTTTTTGTGCTTCCGTAATGATAGCACTGGCAATTTCTAAAAACTTTGGTTCAATATTATTTATTATCTCTTTAGTTGAACCTCTTTCTGTTTCTTGTTGCAATAGATATATATGGGTATCCTCCGGTGCTTCCATACGTTCATTCACCTTTTTCCCAAAACCTATACCTTTTCCAAGCAATATATGTTCCTTATTCGTATCCATATCTATAGCCAGTACCCCATTATGATTTAATGCCTTTATCACTCTGAACATTTTATGCCTCCTCTTTACATGTTATTCAAATACATCAATGGCGATTATTGCTTCTCCAGCTTTTATCTCACCTGCATTTAATAAACGTACTTTTTGTTTATTGCTTAATGCTGTGCAAATTATTGGTGATGCAATAGATGGTGCATTAGCTTTTATGAATTCTAAGTCAAAACTTAATAATTTATCACCCATCTTTACCTTATCTCCATCTTTTACAAAAGTTTCAAAGCCTTTTCCATCTAGATTTACTGTATCTATACCTATATGAATAAGTAATTCAAGTCCATTAATTGTTGTTAATCCTACTGCATGTTTTGATGGAAATACAAAACTTATTTCTCCATCTGCTGGTGCTACAACAGTACCATCAGTTGGAATAACTACAACTCCATCTCCCATCATCTTGTTTGCAAATGCTGCATCTGGAGCTTCTGATAAATCTTTAGCAACACCTGTTAATGGACTGTTTAAGATTATTGTATTAATAACTTTTTCTTGAATTTCTTTTTCTTGTACTTTTTCTTCTTTATTTTCTTCTACTGTATTTATAGAAACTTCTTCATTTGGAGCTATAACTAAGTAATCTTCTAAATTTGATTTTATAACTGTTACTCTTGGTCCATATATAATTTGAACTCCAACACCTTTATGGATTAATCCTGAAGCTCCTGATTGTTTTAATAACGCTTCATTTACTAATTCCGATTTATGTACTGTACAACGTAATCTTGTTGCACAACAGTCAACATCTGAAATATTCTTCTTTCCACCAAGACCTTGACATATCATAGCTGAAAGTTCATCTACATTATCAGCATTTTTCTTTGCTTCTAGATCACTTCTATTGTAAAGTTTCACTTCTTCATTATCATCACGTCCTGGAGTCTTTAAATCTAATTTCTTAATTAATAAAGAGAATAATAAATAGTATACTACAAAATATACAACACCTACAACTATAACCCATATCCAACTTGTCTTTGCATTTCCTTGTAAGATACCAAATAGAAATAAATCAATAAATCCACCAGAGAAGGTCATACCTACTCCAACGTTCAACATGTGCATAAACATATATGCAAGTCCTGCAAATACACAGTGAATTCCATATAATAATGGTGCAACAAATAAAAATGTAAATTCAATTGGTTCTGTAATACCTGTAAGCATTGAAGTCAATGCTGCAGATAGTAACAATCCGCCTACTTGTTTTCTCTTTTCTGGTCTAGCACATCTGTACATTGCAAGTGCTGCTCCAGGTAAACCAAATATCATAAGTGGAAATTTACCTGACATAAATCTTGTTGCAGAAATACTAAAATGCGTTATTCCTGGAGTCGCAAGTTCTGCAAAGAAAATATTTTGAGCTCCTTCGATAACCTTTCCACCAACTTCAGCTGTACCACCAACTGCTGTTTGCCAGAATGGTAAATAGAATACATGATGAAGACCAAAAGGTATTAATAAACGTTCCATTAAACCATAAACCCATGTTCCTGCATAACCTGATGCGAGTACTATCTCTCCAACTTTATAAATACCTGCTTGAACTGGAGGCCAAGCATAAAACATTAAGATTCCAACAATTAAATATGTTACTGCACTTACAATTGGCACAAATCTAGTTCCACCAAAGAATGATAATACCTGTGGTAATTCAATTTTGTAAAATCTATTATGTAGTGCTGCTACACCAAGTCCTACAATAATGCCACCAAAAACGCCCATTTGTAACGAAGTAATACCAAGTACTGAAGTTGCTGCACCGCTAAGAAGAACATCAGTACCACCATTAATATTAATCATAGCACCTATTGATGCATGCATAATAAAGAATGCAATTGCTGCGGCTAGTGCTGCAACTTCTTTTTCTTTTTTTGACATACCTATTGCAACACCCATTGCAAATAGTAAAGGCAAATTTCCAAACACTACACTTCCTGCAGCATTCATTACAGAAAGAATTGAATAAACAAATGTACCAGGTCCGATTAAATTAGTAAGCCCATAAGCTTCAAGCATTGTTGCATTAGTAAATGAGCCACCTACACCTAAAAATAGTCCCGCAACTGGTAAAATTGCAATTGGAAGCATAAATGATCTTCCTACACGTTGTAAAACACCAAAAATTTTGTCTTTCATGACTTTTCTCCTTTTTATATAATTATTTTCGTATATTAGGATGTTTTTGAATACTTTGCACACAAAAAAGCATCAACTAACATAAACATCTCCCAATATTTATGTATAGTTAATGCCTGCTTACCAGTTACCAGTTACATACTATATCATTAACTTTAATCTACCACATTTAAAATCATCGGTCAAGGTTTTCGTTTATATTCATTTCATCATACGACATTATTATATATATTTCTTACAATTTTCATATTCATAAAAAAATATTATTTATTATTTTATAAGTACACTATCATTCACCATATTTTTTACTATATTTCACCTGTAATTTTATATTGGGATGTTTTTTACAAAACTGACTAATTACAAAATAGCAACTTGGGCATGGTTCCCATTTACTATACAAAATAAGATTTCCTTCATTTTTCAATTCTTTTGCTTCTATTTGTTTATGTATTTCTTCGATTATCTTTTTTTCGCTATCGTTAACTCTGTTATATCCAGTTCCTAGCTTACCTAATTTATTAACTTTACAACTTTTAAAAATTGCCGAATCTTTTGTTGGTGCAGTGCAATAATCTATTATATTATTACTACCACTTATTGCTTTAAATTCCTTATTATCATATATTGCTACTGCTATGTTTATAGTATCCTGTAGAGCTTTACTTTGATCTATTTTTAATGTTGTTTTTTCTTTTTCGCAAACTTTCATATATTTATTCATATTCTTTATTAAACGTTGCATTCTTGGTATGTTGTTACTTAAATATTCATGATACTCTACCGAGCCCTTCTTTGCTTTAATATATTCATAATTTATTTTTTTAGGTATTTCTATAGATATTGTTTTAGTTTTAGTTTGCGCATTATATGTTTCTTTTATGCCTTCTTTTCTAATAAGAACCATTTTTTTCAGTAGTTCAATATCTTTTGCATAAATATAGTCCTTATCTAATTCTTTTTCTAAATTATCCAATTTTGCTTTCTCGTCTTCATTTATTATTCCAGATATATTGCTTTTTATTTCTTCTATGGCTTTTATGATATCTTCAACATTATCTTGAGAGCCCATCACCCGTTCATATTCAATTCTATCTATATTTAGTTTTTTTATTTTACTTATTTTTTCACACAATTTGTCATGTTCATTTTCAAATAATATCATTTTTTCTATATAGTCCATAAAATCTCTAATATCATTTGCTCTATATGTAATCTCAGTATCCTGAAGGCACATATGCAATCTCTCTATTACACTATTATCCACTTCAAAAGTCCTTATAATTTTTTCTTTAAATTTTTCTTCCTCAAATTCATTTATCTTATATCCTTCTGATTTTAATGCATCCTTAAAATCATTTAAATTATTAATTCTTATTCGTTCTTTTTTTATCTTCTTTAAAGTCATATTTCTTTGTATCATACCCACCTCTTATCTTTTGAGCCCATGTTAGAAAAAGTAATGCAATATTTATTATTCAAGTATCAATATAATTAACATGTAACATTTTGTATATCATGCTCTTAAACTTAGCTTATTTTCCCACCATATTTTATTAATATATCTTCTATCTCTTTATTTTTGCACAGATATAATGGCGTATGTCCTTCATTATTTTTGGAATTTATATTAAACCCAAGAGAGATAAGAATTTTAAAAAAATCTTCAAAAATTTCAGTATTACAGTTCAAAAAATCATGATGTAATAAGTTATTGTTATATTTATCAGTATGTTTGATATCTGCTCCATATTTCACAAGAAGGTTCAAAAGTTCTACTGAATAATTAAAACTACAATAAAAAACAGGAGTTTTACCTGATATATTTTCAGCATTTACTTTAGCTCCTCTATCTAACAACAATTCAACAACATCAATTTTAGGTTTT
The DNA window shown above is from Clostridium beijerinckii and carries:
- a CDS encoding PTS glucose transporter subunit IIA, whose amino-acid sequence is MKDKIFGVLQRVGRSFMLPIAILPVAGLFLGVGGSFTNATMLEAYGLTNLIGPGTFVYSILSVMNAAGSVVFGNLPLLFAMGVAIGMSKKEKEVAALAAAIAFFIMHASIGAMININGGTDVLLSGAATSVLGITSLQMGVFGGIIVGLGVAALHNRFYKIELPQVLSFFGGTRFVPIVSAVTYLIVGILMFYAWPPVQAGIYKVGEIVLASGYAGTWVYGLMERLLIPFGLHHVFYLPFWQTAVGGTAEVGGKVIEGAQNIFFAELATPGITHFSISATRFMSGKFPLMIFGLPGAALAMYRCARPEKRKQVGGLLLSAALTSMLTGITEPIEFTFLFVAPLLYGIHCVFAGLAYMFMHMLNVGVGMTFSGGFIDLFLFGILQGNAKTSWIWVIVVGVVYFVVYYLLFSLLIKKLDLKTPGRDDNEEVKLYNRSDLEAKKNADNVDELSAMICQGLGGKKNISDVDCCATRLRCTVHKSELVNEALLKQSGASGLIHKGVGVQIIYGPRVTVIKSNLEDYLVIAPNEEVSINTVEENKEEKVQEKEIQEKVINTIILNSPLTGVAKDLSEAPDAAFANKMMGDGVVVIPTDGTVVAPADGEISFVFPSKHAVGLTTINGLELLIHIGIDTVNLDGKGFETFVKDGDKVKMGDKLLSFDLEFIKANAPSIASPIICTALSNKQKVRLLNAGEIKAGEAIIAIDVFE
- a CDS encoding transcription antiterminator BglG, which translates into the protein MFRVIKALNHNGVLAIDMDTNKEHILLGKGIGFGKKVNERMEAPEDTHIYLLQQETERGSTKEIINNIEPKFLEIASAIITEAQKKFKEVDENILCPLADHIAFAVKRIKNNEHISNPLTPDIRALFSEEYEVACKGKDIIKEAVDVEINEDEIGYIALHIHSSLGNEKISQAMEMAMLVRSCITSIEKNIGKTIDIESLSYNRLMSHIKYMTARTLKGEVLKLDMNDYIKERFKKSFKIAEDICKKLGSELNKEIKEVEIGYLAIHIERVFSDELKE
- a CDS encoding amino acid permease, whose translation is MLTKFLDVLLGEPLANEQGSHEKYNIPFGLAIMASDAISSVAYAAQEILFVLIVLGTLAYQWLTWTSFMIIGLLIILTISYIQIIRAYPQGGGAYKVAKENIGTKAGLAAGAGLIISYILTVAVSASAGADAIISAFSGLVEYKVVFVLVIIVVLTILNLRGISESSKIFAIPTYIFIFSMIFMILYGLFKYFVLNIHPEPMYSIPTKATEGLSIFLILRAFSSGCSALTGVEAVSNSVPNFQEPSQKNAKTVMILLAALIFFIFGGTSVLAIFYTAVPIVNGPTVISQIAFGVFNNGIMYYIIQFSTALILLMACNTSYTGFPMLMYIEGKDGFVPRQFTIRGKRLSFSFGIIALSFIACLLVIIFKADTHRLIPLYAVGVFISFTLGQFGMVNHWRKERSTGWVKRAIINGFGALVTLLTTVIILAEKFSEGAFIVVILIIIIIAVQLKIKTHYNKVACGLSISQLNLKSVDLKIKYTHIVIVPIASLNKATIGALQYAQSISGNVIALNISTDMEAMERLKQRWSELDTDILLVAKYSPFRAVVTPLLKNIELIANAKAKDEKITVIVPQFVTYGHWSKALHNHTSFFIRETLLKNNNIIVSTFPYHLVDEDVSKLDH
- a CDS encoding transcription elongation factor GreA; the protein is MNNKLTEENIKSLRDELEYRMTVKRAEIAKEKLVAAAHGDRSENAEYKEACANYRENDNRIQYLLTMISTATVIDDKNVDKSILGLNSKARIKFIDDEYEAIVTLVTTMDLDPENMLISIESDLGKALLGKRIGDIVEVNAPGEKYTIEILELLTQ